Sequence from the Nocardia brasiliensis genome:
ACATCAGTCCGTCACCCGGCAGTTCTCCCCCGCGATCTGGGGGTTCGACGGCGGAACCGGGGCCTCCGACTTGGTCGGGGTGGGGGTGGTGGAGCCCTTGGGATCGCCGGGGCCCGGCGCGGGCTCGGCGGTGGTGGTGGGGGCGCTGCTGGTGGCGGGCGGCAACGGCGGCTGCGGCTCGGCCGGCTGCGGCAGCACACCCGGCTGCGGCACCGACTCCTTCACCGGGCAGGGCGGCAGCAACTCGCCCTGCGCGATGGAGCGCATCTGCTCCTTGGCCCGGTCCAGTGACCCGGGCGGCAGCCCGCGGTCGACCTGTTCCCGTCCGGTCTGCTTGAGATCGGTGACCTTCAGCTGCTTGCACGCCGATGGTAGATCGGCGCCCGGATTCACCAGCGACAGCTCACCGGTCTTGGTGACGCAGCCGACCAGGTTCACGTCGTGGATGGAGTAACCGAGTACCGAACCGGGTAACCCGCGCAGAATGACCACCGAGCCGTTGTCGGCCCCGACGTAGTAGTTGCTGCGAATCATCTTGTAGCCGACCAGCAAGCCGACGCTGACCGCGACGACCAGCGCCACCGCGAGCATGATCCAGCGCAGCCGGTGCGACTTGCCCTTGGTCTCCGGCTCGGGAGCGGCCGCCGCCCGGCGCGGGGCGGCGCGCGGCGGCCGCATCGCCGCCGCCCGGCCCGCCGCGGTATTCGGCGGCGGTGTGTCCTCGTCCACCCCGGACGCCGCACCGGCGACGATCGGATGGCTCTGGCCGTAGTCGAGATCGATCACATCGGCGACGACCACCGTGACGTTGTCCGGGCCGCCGCTGCGCAACGCGAGCTCGATGAGGCGGTCGGCGCATTCGTCGGTGGAACCCTCCCGCATGGTGTTCGCGATGGTCTCATCGCTCACCACATCGGAGAGCCCGTCGGAGCACAGCAGGTAGCGATCGCCCGCGCGCGCCTCCCGCATGATCAGCGTCGGCTCGATCTCGTTGCCGGTGAGCGCGCGCATGATCAACGAGCGCTGTGGATGGGTGTGTGCCTGTTCGGGGGTGATCCGGCCCTCGTCGACCAGCGACTGCACGAACGTGTCGTCCCTGGTGATCTGGGCGAGTTCGCCGCCGCGCAGCAGATAGGCGCGGGAGTCACCGATATGGACCAGGCCCAACTTCTTGCCCGCGAACAGGATCGCGGTGAGCGTGGTGCCCATCCCGTCGAGTTCGGGCTC
This genomic interval carries:
- a CDS encoding PP2C family protein-serine/threonine phosphatase — translated: MTLVLRYAARSDRGLVRGNNEDSVYAGARLLALADGMGGHAAGEVASQLMIAALAHLDDDEPGDDLLGKLDAATREGNAAIADQVEEEPELDGMGTTLTAILFAGKKLGLVHIGDSRAYLLRGGELAQITRDDTFVQSLVDEGRITPEQAHTHPQRSLIMRALTGNEIEPTLIMREARAGDRYLLCSDGLSDVVSDETIANTMREGSTDECADRLIELALRSGGPDNVTVVVADVIDLDYGQSHPIVAGAASGVDEDTPPPNTAAGRAAAMRPPRAAPRRAAAAPEPETKGKSHRLRWIMLAVALVVAVSVGLLVGYKMIRSNYYVGADNGSVVILRGLPGSVLGYSIHDVNLVGCVTKTGELSLVNPGADLPSACKQLKVTDLKQTGREQVDRGLPPGSLDRAKEQMRSIAQGELLPPCPVKESVPQPGVLPQPAEPQPPLPPATSSAPTTTAEPAPGPGDPKGSTTPTPTKSEAPVPPSNPQIAGENCRVTD